The Myxococcales bacterium genome includes the window GTCGCCAGCGCCATGACTTCATCCGAGGAAAGCCGCGCCTCGGTTGCCACGAAAACGAGGGCCGATAAAACCGTGGCCGCGATCAAACCGGCGATCGGCGTCAGATCCCGGCACACCAGCCAGAAAATCGCCAGACAGGCCAAGCCGATCACCAACCACAACCCAATGCTGAAAAAGGCGACCAGCACCCAGCTCAGGAGAGCCGGCACACTCACCGCGATGAAATAGCCGGCGAGGACCGCACGCCGCACGGAACGGCCCGGCAAGTTCAGCCGCCAGGAACGCGCGACACCCACCGCCGCCGCCCCGATGGTCAGCGCGGCCCAGACCGGCCAGCCCGCCAACGGCGCGACGAACAAACACAACAGCCCATGAACCAGCAGCCCGGTCAGACCATCGAGCAGCAACCAGAGCGGATGCGTTTTCATGGCGATATTCTCGCGGCGATCCGCTCGAGGTTCAAGCGAAAGACCCCCGCGGCGCTGACGCCGAGGCAGTGGTCGCCGTCCATCGTCAAATCGCGGACCCGCCGCCCCACCGGCAAGCGCACGGGTTTACCCGGCGCATACGGCCGATAGACCCAAACCTCCCCGGTGAAATAGCTGCCGCCCAAAAGTAATTGCCGTGGCCGATCGTAGGCCAGGCAGCGCACGCCGTAAGGCGCCGTCAACTTCGCCACGAGCGTTAGATCCAGCGGGTCCAGCACCCGAATTACCGCCCCCAACCAATCCGACAAAAACAAGCGCTCATGGTCGGAATCGTAAACCATGGTTCCGCCGACGCTGGTCGGCAAAGCCAGACGGCCGCGCACGGCCAAGGTTCCCGGCTCGAGCATTTCGACGCCTCCGAAGAGGCTGGAGCGATACAACGAATGGGTTTCCGGCACGAACAACAGGTCGATATTGATTCCCGTCCGCCGCTCGACCAGCGGATCGAGGCCGGGCAATCGCAGCACCGTCAGCAAGTCCGTCCGCCCCATGGCAAAAGCGCGGCGCGTCGTCGGGTCGGCCTGCACCTTAAGAATCGGTTGGGGAAGCATCAACCGGCGCGGTTCGCCTTTGGCCGGTCGCCACACCACCTCCCCGTTTCGCAAACCGTAGAACAAAGCCTCCTCGGCGGTGCAGGACACCAATAAATTATCGCCCGCCGGCGCATGCTCCACTTCCAGCGGGGGCTTCGCCAGCCGTTCCAATCCGGGCTGATCGGCGCTGCCCAAGAGCAGTTCGCCGGCGCAATCGCGCACCGCGAAGCGCAGGTCGGCGCCGTTTCGCACCGGCGGCAAGGTCGCGGGATCGGCGGCGGAGTAAAGGAATTCGACGTCCGGATCGGCCTGCAGCGAGGTTTCCGGAAAGCGATAAAAAGCGGTGAGGACGAAAATCGTCGGCGCCAACAGAATCAACACGGTGAAATCGAACCGACGCGCCCGATGGACCTCGCCCGTGGCGAAGAGCCAGGCGATGCTGCCGAGAAAAACGGCCCCGAATAGCAAGCGCGCCGCGTCCGCGGCGAGCAGCGGTTCGCGCCAGACCGCCAGCGCCACCGCCGCCGCGAAGGAACCGTAGGCAACCCATTGCCGCTGATTTTTTTCGAACGCCCAGCAGCCGACTCCCGCGAGCGCGACGACTCCCGCCAGCAGCCAGCGATCAACCAGCAGCGCCAGCAACAGGACGCCGGCGGTGAATCCCAACACCCAGAGGCGGTAGAGCCCCGCGGCCAGGCGGGACAGGATTGGATGGTCGACGCGGATTTCCGTCCGCCGGAAAACCGCGACCAGGACGATCGGCGGGATGAGCAAAGCCAGCGGCGTCCAGATCGCCGCCAATCCCGAATAGGCCAGCGCCAGAGGGAAATGGTAGATCAGGTAAAGGCCGACCGCCGCCGGCGGCCAGCGAAATATTTTTCGCCGCGCGGATGAAGTCATGGGACCTACATTACTCAGGACGCCGTAAATTTATTTGGGAAGGCCGGCCAGCAGTTTCTTCGCCAAAGCCTGGTCGTCGGCCAATTCACGCTCGAAACCGGGCATGGGCTTGAGCGCGATCACCTTTTCGCAAAGTTGTTTCGCCTCGCCGTACTGCTTCTCGGCGATCAGCACCTCCGCCAGACTGACCAGGGTCAGGGAGTAATCGGGCGCGTAGGTCAGGCTCTTGCGCAGCAGCTTGATCGCTTCCTGGTTCGAGGCGACCGGACTCTTGTATAGGATCATGCCCATCGCCCGATCCGGACCGCCGAAAAAGTAGGTCGGATTCAGAACGGCCGCTTTTTTCAGATGGCTCTCGAGATCGTTCTTGCTGCGCATTTTGGTCATCACGCTTTTGTCTTCCAGGCTTTTCGCCAGACAAGCGGAGTACCAATAATGGCTGCCGGCATGGCCGGAATCGGCGTCAAAACCTTTTTTCGCCGCATCCATCCCCTGTTGATAAATCGCTTCCTTTTGCGCGGCCGGCGCAAAGCGGCCCAGGAAATAATAGCCGCGCGCCATGGCGGCGAACGCCTCGGCGAGCTTGGGATCCGCCGCGCCCGCCTGACGGTAATAGTCGATCGCCTGTCGCGCGTGGCTGTCGCCGGACGAACGCAGCAGCCATTCGGCATCGCCCTTTTGCATCCATTCGCCGGCGGTTTGCGCCCACGCCATCGCCGCCAGGCCCAGAACGAGCGCCAGAACCGCCGCGCCGAAACCGCCTTTTACCTTTGCCATCGCCGTCCGTTTCCCCGTCGTTCAAGTCGTTTTTTGGCTTTTCAGGCGGAATTCTATGCGGCTGAGCGATTCGCCGGCCGTCTTGATCCAGTCCTTTTTCTTCTTGCGCATCTGCATCGGCACCAGCAGCGCCCCGAGAACGAAGTTGCCGCCGACCCGGATGAACCGGCGCAGGGCGGCGCGCGATTTTTCGCGCCCGATGGCGCCCGCGGCTTTCAAGGCGGCGACGCGCAGATCGTCGTCCTCGGTGAAAATCTTGCCGATCGTTCCGGTCATGCGGTAATGAGCCGCGCCGCTCAGCAGGTTTTCGGCTTCCTCGCCGCCGATCCGGCCCAGGGCGTTGACCACCGGAATCCGCAGGCGCGGCTCGGCGTAAAACAGGTCGACCAGCGCCGGCAGATCGTCCGGCCCGCCCATCTGGCCGAGAATATTGATCGACGCCTCGGCGACCACCGGATCGCTGTCGTGCAACCGCATCTTGGCCAGCAGCACGCCCTCGTTCTGATCCAGCTTGGCAATGGCTTCGATGACCTCGGCGCGGATGCGCGGATCGTGGTCGTCGGAAATGCTGCGCAGCAATTCCAGATCGCGCTTGCTGCCCAGCCGCGACACCAGTTCGATGCAATTGCGCGCCACGTAGTACGAGTCCTCGGTCAACTCGCCCTCTTCCCGCCGCCGCTGGAACTGCATCGGATCGCCGAGGTGCTTCAGTTTCCAATTGCTGACCAGCAGGGTTTTTTCGCCGAGCGTCGTCAAAATCTGATAGGCGCGGTTGCGCAGGCTGCGTTGCGGGCTCTTGAAAAAGTCGAGCAGTTCGCTGATCACCTTTTCGGTGCCGAGCACCTCGAGAATTTTCATCGCGTTGTCGATCTGGGTCATGTTGTCGCCTTCCATCTCGCGGCCGAGAGCCTGGATGATCTCGGCGGTGGAGACGGCGACTTTCATCATTTCGCCCAGTTCGCATACGGCGCGGGTGTAATCGTCCTTCTTTTCGGCCGGCAGGTTGTCGAGGTAATTGACCATGTTGGACACGGAGCGGACGATTTTCAGCGCCGGCGCGTATTTGCCGTTGAGCACAAGATAGCGCGTCAGGTTGCCAAAGGTGTCGAACAGGCGGCTGAGCACCTCGGTGTCGCGCTCCTTGTTCCGGAGGCGATCGGTGAGGCGGTCGATGATCGCCACCAGGCTCGTTTCCTTGTTGCGGCTGATCGCCAGTTCGGCCATTTTTTCGATATTTTCGAGGGTGCTGATGCGCTGGTCCGGCCCGCCCTTGCCCAGGTCCTCGAGCAGTTGCTCGATCATCTTGCGCGCCGAGGACCAACTCATTTCCTCGCGCAGGCCCGTCTTGGAGAACACCGCCGCCTCGGCCAGGTCCGGATCGAGCGAAAGGATCATTTGCGCCAGGCTGCGGCGCGCGTTCTTGTCTTTCGCCATGGATCCCGACAGCATTTCCTTGATCATCGAACCCAACTCGGCCGGGCTGAGCTTGTCGATATCGCCCGATTGGATTTTATTGATGACCTCGGCGAAGACGACGTTGGAAATCAGTTTTTCGTCGGCGCCCAGGTTGTCGGTTTCTTCGTGGTCGGAGGAAATGATGCCGTAGCGGAACTGGTCGACCATGACGTGGCTGACGCCCTTGCTTTCGAGGATCGCCTTGACGCCGCCTTGTTTTTTGATCTGCGCGTCGGTCTGCGCGAAGATCATCAGGAAGGCGCGCACTTCCTCGAGCGAGATGCCCCGCTTCAGGGTCATGGCGTTGACGTTGCGCTGCTCCAGGGCGGTCAGAAAATCCTCGAGGAATTTTTCCTTTTTCTTGATCTTGATGTCTTCGATCAACAGGTCGCCGCCCAGGCGGGTCAGGGTCAGGCCTTCGCGGCCCTGCATCGCGTTTTCGATGGTCGCCAGCAGGCTTTCCAGCGCCGCCGAGACCGACGGGTGATCGGCGCTCTGGTACATCTGGGTCGTGCGCAAAAGCAGGTTCAACCGCTTGATGATGTTGGTGCCGAAGCGGACCAGGACCGCGTCCGACAGCCGGGCCTCGCCGGCGCCGCCGGAGCCCGAGGAAGCCAGGATCGAGCCGGTCTGGTACTGTTCGACCAGCGAATCGGTCAACAGCATTTCAAAAATGACGCCGTCCTTGCTTTGAAAATCGGCTTCCTTCAACTGCTCGATCAGCATGTTCCAATACGCTTTGCCGTAGACGTTCAGATCGACCTTGATTTTTTTCACGTTCAGCTCGGGGTCGCCGAGCAGCCGCTGGATCAAATCGGTGGCCGAAATCCGTAGGGCGGGCAACCCTTCCTCCTGCACCCGGTCGCGCACGAGGTAGAGCAATTGAAACAGCATCGCCGCCTTGGCCTTGAGCAACTTGACGATCTTGTCGTCCAGGCCGCCGATCTGCTCGGCGATATCGGCCAGTTCCTTGTATTTTTCCGAGCCCTTGAAGGTGAAGAGATATTGGCCGACCGTCTTGCGGCCCATCACCTTGTTGAGCACCGGCAAATCCATAAACAGCAACAGTGCCTTGGCGTAGCCGAGGTCATCGAGCGCCTTTTTGGATATTTCGTGCCAGATTTCCGCTACTTGTCGAACCGAAGTCTTGCTGAACGCGTTGTTGATAATCTCGGCCTGACGTTCCGGTTCCGCGGTTGAGGAGATGGAAGCGATCAATCGTTTGAGATCGAGATTTTCGTCAGCGATCATAGCAGCCTCCCGGATCGGTGTCCGTCGGTTGGTTGGCCCAATGGCGCGTGTTCTCGATGCTAAATAGTAAGGGCTGTTATTGTCAACTTATCGTCATCAAATACTTGGAAAATTTTTTCAGCCGTTTTATTTTTTCAGTATGGCATTTCGGCGGCGTAAATACCAGCGAGCGGGGAAATGAGCCGGGCGAAGGCGATCCCGATCATCCACGAAGGCCGCCGGTTGAGGCTTGTTTACAAAATCCGGTTCTGGTGCTAAATCCAACGTCCTGTTTGATCCCTTCCGCGGGATCAAGAAGAAAACGGGTATTTACCGGAAATGATGAGCCTTTTGATCCTCTGTCTGCTGACCGCCGGGTTTATCGGCTTTGGCGTGGTCGAGCGGGTTTTCCATCAGCGCAGCCTGGCCGCGGTCCCGACCCGCATCCACGTCAGCGGCACGCGCGGCAAATCGAGTGTCACCCGGCTCATCGCCTCGGGATTGCGCGAGGCCGGCATCGTCACCGCCGCCAAGACCACGGGGACGCTGGCCCGGATGATTCTGCCCGACGCGCGCGAAGTACCGATCTTCCGTCCCTCCGGGCCGAACATCATCGAGCAGACGCGCATCATCGCCGCGGCCGCCGATATGGGCTGCCAGGCCCTGGTCATCGAATGCATGGCGCTTCAGCCCGAGTTGCACTGGCTGAGCGAA containing:
- a CDS encoding tetratricopeptide repeat protein, producing the protein MAKVKGGFGAAVLALVLGLAAMAWAQTAGEWMQKGDAEWLLRSSGDSHARQAIDYYRQAGAADPKLAEAFAAMARGYYFLGRFAPAAQKEAIYQQGMDAAKKGFDADSGHAGSHYWYSACLAKSLEDKSVMTKMRSKNDLESHLKKAAVLNPTYFFGGPDRAMGMILYKSPVASNQEAIKLLRKSLTYAPDYSLTLVSLAEVLIAEKQYGEAKQLCEKVIALKPMPGFERELADDQALAKKLLAGLPK
- a CDS encoding HEAT repeat domain-containing protein, which gives rise to MIADENLDLKRLIASISSTAEPERQAEIINNAFSKTSVRQVAEIWHEISKKALDDLGYAKALLLFMDLPVLNKVMGRKTVGQYLFTFKGSEKYKELADIAEQIGGLDDKIVKLLKAKAAMLFQLLYLVRDRVQEEGLPALRISATDLIQRLLGDPELNVKKIKVDLNVYGKAYWNMLIEQLKEADFQSKDGVIFEMLLTDSLVEQYQTGSILASSGSGGAGEARLSDAVLVRFGTNIIKRLNLLLRTTQMYQSADHPSVSAALESLLATIENAMQGREGLTLTRLGGDLLIEDIKIKKKEKFLEDFLTALEQRNVNAMTLKRGISLEEVRAFLMIFAQTDAQIKKQGGVKAILESKGVSHVMVDQFRYGIISSDHEETDNLGADEKLISNVVFAEVINKIQSGDIDKLSPAELGSMIKEMLSGSMAKDKNARRSLAQMILSLDPDLAEAAVFSKTGLREEMSWSSARKMIEQLLEDLGKGGPDQRISTLENIEKMAELAISRNKETSLVAIIDRLTDRLRNKERDTEVLSRLFDTFGNLTRYLVLNGKYAPALKIVRSVSNMVNYLDNLPAEKKDDYTRAVCELGEMMKVAVSTAEIIQALGREMEGDNMTQIDNAMKILEVLGTEKVISELLDFFKSPQRSLRNRAYQILTTLGEKTLLVSNWKLKHLGDPMQFQRRREEGELTEDSYYVARNCIELVSRLGSKRDLELLRSISDDHDPRIRAEVIEAIAKLDQNEGVLLAKMRLHDSDPVVAEASINILGQMGGPDDLPALVDLFYAEPRLRIPVVNALGRIGGEEAENLLSGAAHYRMTGTIGKIFTEDDDLRVAALKAAGAIGREKSRAALRRFIRVGGNFVLGALLVPMQMRKKKKDWIKTAGESLSRIEFRLKSQKTT